The following proteins are co-located in the Syngnathus scovelli strain Florida chromosome 5, RoL_Ssco_1.2, whole genome shotgun sequence genome:
- the cbx6a gene encoding chromobox protein homolog 6a — translation MELSAMGDRVFAAEAILKRRVRKGRLEYLVKWKGWAMKDSTWEPEENILDDRLILGFEQKERERERSGPKKRGPKSKNLVIKPQKGETSTRCAKSCQATSRSVSSRATSSASSSSPHPLAPTSPKLSSLAATHKLKKDIHRCHRMSRRPLPRSDPMASSFSGPGGFPSRPHASPFSETVRILNRRVKPREVKRGRIILNLKVIDKPGRGGSSVGGSRNVPGGRQNIPSRNRIIGKKGEVPYRPFQPPLKMLGFPMYGKPFGLQCGGPLAFHPPPGSCNARNTRSTPSHLHASALPSQSNGNPKTSHSFPPSGEPAQSKSPAESPNMPPSAPANPSASAALPAGEDAADALGASLPQGGGGPPEQARVPSEGDPDWHPQIGSSCKDVVVTDVTTNLVTVTIKEFPSPASCPASPITAEGAASPCDSPESNPPKP, via the exons ATGGAGCTCTCGGCGATGGGCGATCGCGTCTTCGCCGCGGAAGCCATACTAAAACGCCGCGTCCGAAAG GGGCGACTTGAATATTTGGTGAAATGGAAGGGATGGGCAATGAA GGACAGCACCTGGGAGCCAGAGGAGAATATTCTGGATGACAGGCTTATACTTGGCTTTGAGCAAAa AGAACGAGAGCGGGAACGTAGCGGGCCAAAAAAGCGGGGGCCAAAATCCAAAAACCTTGTGATTAAG cctcagaaaggagaaACAAGCACTCGATGCGCAAAATCCTGCCAAGCGACATCGCGTTCCGTTTCCAGCCGAGCGACTTCttccgcctcctcttcctcgcctCACCCTTTGGCGCCCACATCCCCGAAGCTCAGCTCCCTGGCCGCAACCCACAAGCTGAAGAAAGACATTCACCGCTGCCACCGCATGTCCCGCCGGCCCCTGCCCCGCTCGGACCCCATGGCGTCCTCTTTCTCCGGGCCCGGCGGCTTCCCGTCCCGCCCTCACGCTTCGCCTTTTTCCGAGACCGTGCGCATCCTCAACCGCCGGGTGAAGCCCCGCGAGGTCAAGCGGGGCCGCATCATCCTTAATCTGAAGGTAATCGACAAGCCGGGTCGCGGCGGATCGAGCGTCGGCGGCTCTCGGAATGTCCCGGGGGGGCGCCAGAACATCCCGTCCCGCAATCGCATCATCGGGAAGAAGGGAGAAGTTCCCTATAGACCTTTCCAGCCCCCGCTGAAGATGCTTGGCTTCCCCATGTACGGGAAGCCTTTTGGGCTGCAGTGCGGGGGCCCCCTGGCCTTCCACCCTCCACCGGGGTCCTGCAACGCCAGGAACACCCGTTCCACACCGTCCCACTTGCACGCTTCCGCACTTCCTTCCCAGTCCAACGGGAATCCTAAAACCTCCCATTCTTTCCCGCCTTCCGGAGAGCCGGCACAATCCAAAAGTCCCGCAGAATCTCCAAATATGCCCCCGTCCGCTCCCGCTAACCCCTCCGCGTCAGCCGCACTGCCCGCTGGGGAGGACGCCGCTGACGCCCTAGGCGCCTCCTTGCCCCAAGGGGGCGGCGGCCCGCCAGAACAAGCCAGGGTGCCCTCTGAGGGCGACCCCGACTGGCACCCGCAAATAGGATCCAGCTGCAAGGACGTGGTGGTCACAGACGTCACCACCAACCTGGTCACCGTCACCATCAAGGAGTTCCCTTCCCCTGCTTCGTGCCCCGCCTCGCCCATCACGGCGGAAGGCGCCGCATCACCGTGCGACAGCCCGGAGAGCAACCCACCCAAGCCATAA
- the nptxrb gene encoding neuronal pentraxin receptor b — MKFMVVLVGAGTLAFLGAVICIFASVYPRKHAVALADNGTLTSETLLQPLERPGAVAHAGPLGALHGADSYGGENGLGLGLPTLNELDIGEETGRGSAKVFSYSRLICTPVPLGDCKRKEAGQQPLADDPLVDEDWTFLRTTAEELRQMVMQQNDQILMDQRTIRELTGKLSECESGLEEEDSGRAGPERSIGVWSGNRRVMAGDDVSSSAASQLQTARAVEELARAIMDLKDRIEKLEAEIGPAALNLTDTSTGTSSSSSTPMTTKPPTPPTGNTNPFPPGPAPPGPAPAGPGARRPGSPASKLPAKGTPGRGKAPWRVEDLEGELERKIKMLEKERQAMRKETQGQYEKITQGLDTANHRVSELEHTLTEPSFPDGFVLSFPMRTNYMYGLVRKEITEMYAFTACVWLKAKEGGIGTPFSYSVPGQPNELVLLQGVHNPVELLINDKVAQLPLSLPQDAWQHICVSWTLRDGVWKAYQGGKMKGRGEGLAAWHPIKPGGVLILGQEQDTLGGRFDASQALVGELSQFNLWDRVLKPAEVAALAECNSSVLGNIAPWTDLDVDVYGGAVKESLDPCHAAERSNPSSPKQ, encoded by the exons ATGAAGTTCATGGTGGTTCTGGTGGGCGCCGGCACGCTGGCCTTCCTTGGCGCCGTCATCTGCATCTTTGCCAGCGTTTACCCCCGCAAACACGCCGTGGCTCTGGCCGACAACGGCACCCTGACGTCAGAGACGCTCCTCCAGCCTCTGGAACGGCCCGGCGCGGTGGCTCACGCCGGCCCGCTCGGCGCTCTCCACGGCGCCGACTCCTACGGCGGAGAGAACGGACTGGGCTTGGGGCTCCCCACGTTGAACGAGCTCGACATCGGCGAGGAGACCGGCCGAGGTTCAGCCAAGGTGTTCAGCTACAGCCGACTCATCTGCACGCCGGTTCCGCTCGGGGACTGTAAGAGGAAAGAAGCGGGGCAGCAGCCGCTGGCGGACGACCCTCTCGTCGATGAGGACTGGACGTTTCTCCGCACCACCGCGGAGGAACTCCGGCAGATGGTCATGCAGCAGAACGACCAGATCCTCATGGACCAGAGAACGATTCGCGAGCTGACGGGAAAGCTGAGTGAGTGCGAGAGCGGCCTGGAAGAGGAGGACAGCGGGAGGGCCGGACCCGAACGCAGTATCGGGGTCTGGAGCGGGAACCGGCGGGTCATGGCCGGGGACGACGTTAGCTCTTCGGCAGCCTCGCAGCTGCAGACGGCCCGAGCCGTGGAGGAGCTTGCTCGGGCCATCATGGACCTGAAGGACCGAATTGAGAAGCTAGAG GCAGAGATCGGCCCAGCTGCTTTGAACCTCACGGACACGTCTACAGGAacaagcagcagtagcagcacacCGATGACCACCAAGCCCCCCACTCCACCCACCGGCAACACCAACCCCTTTCCCCCAGGTCCGGCGCCCCCAGGCCCGGCGCCGGCAGGCCCCGGGGCCAGACGACCGGGCTCTCCCGCCTCCAAGCTCCCGGCCAAGGGGACCCCGGGTCGTGGGAAAGCTCCGTGGAGGGTGGAGGACCTGGAGGGTGAGCTggagaggaaaataaaaatgttggagAAGGAGCGGCAGGCCATGAGGAAGGAGACACAAGGGCAGTATGAGAAGATCACCCAGGGCTTGGACACCGCCAATCACCGCGTCAGTGAACTGGAGCACA CCCTAACAGAACCGTCCTTCCCCGACGGCTTTGTGCTGTCCTTCCCCATGCGCACCAACTACATGTACGGCCTGGTCCGGAAGGAGATCACCGAGATGTACGCCTTCACCGCTTGTGTGTGGCTGAAGGCTAAGGAAGGCGGGATCGGTACACCTTTCTCCTACTCGGTACCTGGACAGCCTAACGAGCTGGTGTTGCTGCAGGGTGTCCACAACCCCGTGGAGCTGCTCATTAATGATAAG GTAGCACAGTTGCCGCTGTCGCTCCCTCAAGACGCATGGCAGCATATCTGCGTTAGCTGGACCCTGAGGGACGGTGTATGGAAGGCCTACCAGGGTGGCAAGATGAAGGGGCGGGGAGAAGGACTGGCCGCCTGGCACCCCATCAAACCTGGTGGGGTGCTCATCCTGGGCCAGGAGCAG GACACCCTCGGCGGACGTTTCGATGCCTCCCAGGCGCTGGTTGGTGAACTCTCCCAGTTCAACTTATGGGACCGGGTATTGAAGCccgccgaagtcgccgccctggCGGAATGCAACTCCTCGGTACTCGGGAACATCGCCCCCTGGACCGATCTGGACGTAGACGTCTATGGAGGAGCCGTCAAGGAGTCCTTAGACCCTTGCCACGCTGCTGAGAGATCCAACCCCTCCAGCCCAAAACAGTGA